TCTGCACGGCGGACGATCGAGCTCGAAACCGAGATGAGCGGCGACGATTTCGAAGCGCTCGCCGACGTGATCTATCGCGACGACGACTTGGCCGCGGCGATCTCGAGCGGCTCGTTTCTCACCGACGGCATGCTCGTGATTCCGTGCTCGATGAAGAGCGCGAGTGCGATCGCCCACTCGATGAACGGCAACCTCTTGGTGCGCGCCGCCGACGTGTGCTTAAAGGAAAAGCGCCGGCTAGTGCTCATCGTGCGCGAGACGCCGCTGCATCTGGGACATCTGCGCACGCTTGCGCTGCTCGCCGAAATCGGCGCCGTCATCCTGCCGCCGATTCCCGCCATGTACGCCAACCCGCAGACCGTCGACGACATCGTCGCGCATACGGTGGGCAAGGCGCTCGATCAGTTCGGAATTGCCAACGAGCTCTTCAAACGCTGGCGTACGCCGGATTAGGAGGCCCTCGTGATCATTGCTGCCGCCGCGCTAGCGGCTGCCGTCCAAGCGGCCTTTCACACGCCCCGTCTTCGCCATTCGATCGTGGCGGCCGAAGTTTACGA
The sequence above is drawn from the Candidatus Baltobacteraceae bacterium genome and encodes:
- a CDS encoding UbiX family flavin prenyltransferase, translating into MRRIIVGISGASGSAYGYMALQALRAIGGVETHLVLTPSARRTIELETEMSGDDFEALADVIYRDDDLAAAISSGSFLTDGMLVIPCSMKSASAIAHSMNGNLLVRAADVCLKEKRRLVLIVRETPLHLGHLRTLALLAEIGAVILPPIPAMYANPQTVDDIVAHTVGKALDQFGIANELFKRWRTPD